The proteins below are encoded in one region of Scomber japonicus isolate fScoJap1 chromosome 2, fScoJap1.pri, whole genome shotgun sequence:
- the LOC128371951 gene encoding protein phosphatase 1 regulatory subunit 29-like, protein MASRLGFSSLSPTLFLSLMFPALLLLHLPGMVKGDCWLIEGDKGYVWLAICSQNQPPYETIPQHINSTVHDLRLNENKLKAVLFTSMYRFTNLTDLNLTKNEISYIEDGAFAGQANLQVLQLGYNKLTNLTEGMLRGLGRMQCLFLQHNLIEIIATNTFWECPSLSSLDLSSNKLARLDPSTFTVLNRLLVCELAGNPFHCGCELYSFLTWLEAFNNVTHTYDRLQCETPRELTGYPLLSPVPGHGRNARAILSSGCQDGVIVTGMSYTGQDADGSGTGLETSDQGLYHQPPVSSTTDPTYSHQISMTLQTVSLYTASLMVQIPRPYSKMYILSQYNYTFVADIMPLKNKKEIINLDKLKPHTNFTFCVASVSKSQRYNHTCLSFTTRAIGTENTRANPSTTTHYIMTILGCLFGMVIVLGFVYYCLRRRRIQEEKEKAISVKKTILEMRYGPEAAAAVANDPGAMQRLQEQAHHQHHHAGAAGKLPPSASSSTGMLHGSANTSSSRLSTLPQVEKMASAFSEAMGGKSNYMDVRTAGLVGEGREGGVAVGGAGVGGEVVVDMRGGAENGTEAGEDSDDDGRGSASEISTIAKEVDKVNQIINNCIDALKLDASANVVTTADNANSVSSSQPPPCITSLPRNLLPLSPGHPGDQIMASSPKVHPKSHPQPQPQSHPQPHPQPHPQLHPQAHPPSMAPVPLVMPLSERPGISGGGFLSPPYRDPPPANAVRPLQRQLSADTAVVKSRCGANAGGSVKSTRVFSVDEQRSDPPKYPTEKSSPVGCGGSGGSSGVGGCNGNGMGNINGGGVSINGGGMRCNNGGGGGGGMVGPGQQQQQQHQQQQHHLEVQPDFHSSEHRHSFPALYYEGGNESPSPAQKASFLKPLGRTKRDATAAYSQLSPSRHHNYNSGYSSSPEYSSESTLRIWERFRPYKKSPREEASYIAAGHALRKKVQFAKDEDLHDILDYWKGVSAQQKL, encoded by the exons ATGGCTAGCAGACTCGgtttctcctctttgtctccAACCTTATTTCTCTCCCTCATGTTCCCTGCATTGTTGCTCCTACACCTGCCTGGCATGGTGAAAGGCGACTGTTGGCTGATAGAGGGGGATAAAGGCTACGTGTGGCTGGCTATCTGCAGTCAGAACCAGCCTCCATATGAGACCATTCCCCAGCACATCAACAGCACG GTCCATGACCTGAGGCTGAATGAGAACAAACTTAAGGCTGTGCTCTTTACCTCCATGTACCGCTTCACAAACCTTACTGACCTCAATCTAACCAAGAACGAGATCAGCTACATCGAGGACGGGGCCTTTGCTGGACAGGCCAACCTACAG gTTCTTCAGTTGGGCTACAACAAGCTGACCAACCTGACTGAGGGCATGTTGAGAGGTCTGGGTCGAATGCAGTGCCTCTTCCTGCAACACAACCTCATCGAGATCATTGCCACCAATACCTTCTGGGAGTGCCCCAGCCTGAGCAGCCTGGACCTATCCTCCAACAAGTTGGCCCGTCTTGACCCGTCTACCTTCACTGTCCTCAACAGACTGTTAGTGTGTGAACTAGCAGGAAACCCTTTCCACTGTGGCTGTGAGCTGTATAGCTTTCTCACCTGGCTGGAAGCATTTAACAACGTCACCCACACCTATGACCGCCTGCAGTGCGAAACCCCTCGTGAACTGACTGGTTATCCTCTGCTGAGTCCGGTGCCTGGACATGGAAGAAATGCCCGTGCAATACTTTCATCCGGGTGTCAGGATGGCGTGATAGTTACAGGGATGTCCTACACAGGCCAGGATGCAGATGGTTCAGGCACAGGTTTAGAGACCTCAGATCAAGGCCTGTACCACCAGCCACCCGTATCGTCCACCACTGATCCCACCTATAGCCATCAGATTTCTATGACGCTTCAAACGGTCTCTCTCTACACAGCTTCTCTAATGGTGCAGATCCCACGACCATACAGTAAGATGTACATCCTCTCCCAGTACAACTACACTTTTGTTGCAGATATCATGCCCCTTAAGAACAAGAAGGAAATAATCAATTTGGATAAGCTGAAACCACACACCAACTTCACCTTCTGTGTGGCTTCAGTAAGCAAATCTCAGCGTTACAACCACACGTGTCTGTCCTTTACTACAAGAGCTATTGGAACAGAGAACACCCGAGCCAATCCGTCTACAACTACCCACTACATCATGACCATCCTAGGATGCCTGTTTGGTATGGTCATTGTGCTTGGATTTGTCTATTACTGTCTCAGGCGACGACGCATccaggaagagaaggagaaagctATAAGTGTGAAGAAAACTATTTTGGAGATGAG GTATGGCCCAGAGGCAGCTGCAGCAGTAGCAAATGATCCAGGAGCCATGCAGCGTCTCCAGGAGCAGgcccaccaccagcaccaccatgCAGGAGCAGCAGGCAAACTGCCTCCATCTGCCTCCTCTAGTACAGGCATGCTCCACGGCTCAGCCAACACCAGCTCATCCCGCCTCTCCACCTTGCcacaggtggaaaaaatggCCTCTGCCTTCTCTGAGGCAATGGGCGGCAAAAGCAACTACATGGATGTGAGGACTGCAGGATTGGTaggggaaggtagggagggaggggtggcaGTTGGGGGAGCAGGGGTAGGAGGAGAAGTCGTTGTGGATATGCGAGGTGGGGCTGAAAATGGGACCGAGGCTGGGGAGGATTCGGATGATGATGGCCGTGGCTCAGCATCAGAGATCTCCACCATAGCCAAGGAGGTGGACAAGGTGAACCAGATCATCAACAACTGCATTGATGCCCTAAAACTGGATGCCTCTGCTAATGTTGTGACCACGGCTGACAATGCCAACTCTGTGTCCTCCTCCCAGCCTCCACCCTGCATCACATCCCTTCCCCGCAACCTCCTGCCCCTCTCTCCGGGCCACCCTGGAGATCAGATCATGGCCTCCTCTCCGAAGGTGCATCCTAAGTCTCACCCTCAGCCTCAACCCCAGTCGCATCCTCAGCCACATCCTCAGCCTCATCCTCAGTTACATCCTCAGGCTCATCCACCCTCTATGGCCCCTGTGCCCCTGGTCATGCCCCTGTCTGAGCGGCCGGGTATCAGTGGTGGGGggttcctctctcctccttacCGTGACCCACCTCCAGCCAATGCAGTACGGCCCCTTCAGAGGCAGTTGAGTGCCGACACTGCTGTGGTGAAGAGCCGTTGTGGTGCCAATGCTGGGGGATCTGTAAAGAGCACCAGAGTGTTCAGTGTGGATGAGCAGCGCAGTGATCCTCCCAAGTACCCAACAGAAAAAAGCAGCCCTGTTGGCTGTGGTGGAAGTGGAGGAAGTAGTGGAGTAGGTGGCTGCAATGGAAACGGAATGGGAAACATAAATGGTGGTGGGGTTAGTATAAATGGAGGTGGGATGCGGTGTAAtaatggaggaggaggtggaggtggcaTGGTTGGCCccggacagcagcagcagcagcagcaccagcagcagcagcaccacttGGAGGTTCAACCAGACTTCCACAGCTCTGAGCATCGCCACTCCTTTCCTGCACTCTACTACGAGGGTGGTAATGAGTCACCCTCACCTGCCCAAAAGGCCTCATTCCTCAAGCCTCTGGGGCGCACCAAGAGAGATGCCACAGCCGCCTACTCCCAGCTCTCACCTTCTCGTCACCACAACTACAACTCTGGCTACTCCTCCAGTCCAGAGTATTCATCTGAGAGCACACTGCGGATCTGGGAGCGATTCCGGCCTTATAAGAAAAGCCCCCGAGAAGAAGCATCCTATATAGCAGCAGGCCATGCCCTGCGTAAGAAGGTGCAGTTTGCCAAGGACGAGGACCTTCATGATATTTTGGACTACTGGAAGGGGGTTTCTGCCCAGCAGAAGCTGTGA